Proteins from a single region of Pseudodesulfovibrio portus:
- a CDS encoding MarR family winged helix-turn-helix transcriptional regulator — protein sequence MKSRTQIDRFRHFNRFYTNYLGLLADSLYDHPISLTEARILYELDAHPGSPARELRERLGLDKGYVSRIVKRFHKQGWVGTTPSGTDARIKELSLTPEGQALMADLHAKAADQARAVLSGLDPDRRKRLLAAMADIESILSR from the coding sequence ATGAAATCCCGAACGCAGATCGACCGGTTCCGTCATTTCAACAGGTTTTACACCAACTATCTCGGCCTGCTGGCCGACTCGCTCTACGATCATCCCATCAGCCTGACCGAGGCGCGCATCCTCTACGAGCTGGACGCGCACCCCGGCTCACCGGCCCGCGAGCTGCGGGAGCGGCTGGGGTTGGACAAGGGGTATGTCAGCCGGATCGTGAAGCGGTTCCACAAGCAGGGGTGGGTCGGGACAACCCCGTCCGGGACCGACGCCCGGATCAAGGAACTCTCCCTGACGCCGGAAGGGCAGGCCCTCATGGCCGACCTCCACGCAAAGGCCGCGGATCAGGCGCGCGCAGTGCTGTCCGGGCTCGACCCTGACCGGCGCAAGCGGCTGCTGGCCGCCATGGCCGACATCGAATCCATCCTTTCCCGTTGA
- a CDS encoding GNAT family N-acetyltransferase yields the protein MSETAIHPYSPGTVGEVVRAHAAYYGLRWDFDARFEAQVSRELGEFIREFDAARDGFWRAECDGKFAGGVAVDGSRSGHGCARLRWFIVPESFQGKGIGSRLFDAAMDFCRERGLHTVHLWTFAGLDAARALYERGGFRLVEEAVGDGWGPVITEQKFVLSLRPTP from the coding sequence ATGAGCGAGACAGCCATTCATCCCTACTCGCCGGGAACCGTTGGCGAGGTGGTCCGGGCCCACGCGGCCTACTATGGTCTTCGCTGGGATTTCGACGCCCGGTTCGAGGCCCAGGTGTCGCGCGAGCTTGGGGAGTTCATCCGAGAATTCGACGCGGCCCGCGACGGGTTCTGGCGGGCCGAATGCGACGGGAAGTTTGCCGGGGGCGTGGCCGTGGACGGGTCGCGGTCGGGCCATGGGTGTGCCCGGTTGCGGTGGTTCATCGTGCCCGAATCGTTTCAGGGCAAGGGGATCGGTTCACGCCTGTTCGACGCGGCCATGGATTTCTGCCGCGAGCGGGGATTGCACACCGTGCATCTGTGGACGTTCGCCGGGCTGGACGCGGCCCGCGCACTGTATGAGCGCGGCGGCTTCCGGCTGGTCGAGGAGGCCGTGGGCGACGGCTGGGGGCCGGTCATAACGGAGCAGAAATTCGTCCTGTCCCTCAGGCCGACGCCTTGA
- the recQ gene encoding DNA helicase RecQ — MSSATPSPREILSSVFGFTDFIGLQEPIIDQVMSGGDALVLMPTGGGKSLCYQIPSMLRRGVGVCVSPLIALMQDQVQGLTQMGVRAACLNSALDPNTAYDIERMLENGQLDLLYVAPERLCKPGFLDFLAKCNPALFAIDEAHCVSQWGHDFRPEYTQLSILKERFPDVPRLALTATADKPTQADIVRNLQLENAQTFATGFDRPNITYSVVPKKNANSMLKRFIRDNHPQDAGIVYRLSRKKVEQTAEFLCREGYNALPYHAGMSAADRARNQDRFMREEGVIMVATIAFGMGVDKPNVRFVCHLEPPKSLEAYHQETGRGGRDGLPASAWMCFGMQDIAVMRAMIDAGEANETRKRVEHSKLASLFAFLETASCRRQALLGYFGEHIEPCGNCDNCLSPVETWDGTEAAQKALSNIFRTEQRFGVNYLAQVLAGADNDRIRRFGHDQVSTFGIGTEMSQDQWKSVYRQLLAAGLCSVDLDRFNALTLNERSWPVLKGEQTVRLRTDPVLPKASKKKKRRVPAMAEDVLTSWEAEALFEALRDLRLNVAEEQGVPPYAIFADKTLLELVRYRPANLEDFGCIPGVGLNKLNHYGETFLDCMKTHEAEHGRPAGVPEIPEELREKLEKKKTKKFELSATEEKTLELFNRHGDVDRVAEVRGLKPPSIWKHLAQAATLGRLDYRAVVDLTDGEIDLILSSIKSFEAKGIVSMTPVYETLNKQYSYEMLRFLKASA, encoded by the coding sequence ATGTCCTCAGCCACACCCTCGCCTCGCGAAATCCTTTCTTCCGTGTTCGGGTTCACCGACTTTATCGGGCTGCAGGAGCCGATCATCGATCAGGTCATGTCCGGGGGCGACGCCCTTGTGCTCATGCCCACGGGCGGGGGCAAGTCCCTGTGCTACCAGATTCCCTCCATGCTGCGCCGTGGGGTGGGCGTGTGCGTGTCGCCGCTCATCGCGCTGATGCAGGACCAGGTGCAGGGGCTGACCCAGATGGGCGTGCGCGCGGCCTGCCTGAACTCCGCGCTCGACCCGAACACGGCCTACGACATCGAGCGCATGCTGGAAAACGGGCAGCTCGACCTGCTGTACGTGGCCCCGGAGCGGCTGTGCAAACCCGGCTTCCTCGACTTCCTGGCCAAGTGCAACCCGGCCCTGTTCGCCATTGACGAGGCGCACTGCGTGTCCCAGTGGGGGCACGATTTCCGGCCTGAATACACGCAGCTTTCCATCCTCAAGGAGCGGTTCCCCGACGTGCCGCGCCTGGCGCTCACGGCCACGGCGGACAAGCCCACCCAGGCGGACATCGTGCGCAACCTGCAACTGGAGAACGCGCAGACGTTCGCCACCGGGTTCGACCGGCCCAACATCACCTACTCCGTGGTGCCCAAGAAGAACGCCAACTCCATGTTGAAGCGGTTCATCCGGGACAACCATCCCCAGGACGCGGGCATCGTCTACCGGCTCTCGCGCAAGAAGGTGGAGCAGACAGCGGAATTTCTGTGCAGGGAAGGATACAACGCCCTGCCCTATCACGCGGGCATGTCAGCCGCAGACCGCGCCCGGAACCAGGACCGGTTCATGCGCGAGGAGGGCGTGATCATGGTGGCCACCATCGCCTTCGGCATGGGCGTGGACAAGCCCAACGTGCGCTTTGTCTGCCACCTGGAGCCGCCCAAGTCCCTTGAGGCCTACCACCAGGAGACCGGGCGCGGGGGCCGCGACGGACTGCCCGCCTCGGCCTGGATGTGTTTCGGCATGCAGGACATCGCGGTCATGCGGGCCATGATCGACGCGGGCGAGGCCAATGAGACGCGAAAGCGGGTGGAGCACTCCAAGCTCGCCTCCCTGTTCGCCTTCCTGGAAACCGCGTCCTGCCGCCGCCAGGCCCTGCTCGGCTATTTCGGCGAACACATCGAGCCGTGCGGCAACTGCGACAACTGTTTGAGCCCGGTGGAGACCTGGGACGGTACCGAGGCCGCGCAAAAGGCGCTGTCCAACATCTTCCGCACCGAGCAGCGGTTCGGCGTCAACTACCTGGCACAGGTGCTGGCGGGCGCGGACAACGACCGCATCCGGCGGTTCGGCCACGACCAGGTGTCCACCTTCGGCATCGGCACGGAGATGAGTCAGGATCAATGGAAGTCGGTCTACCGGCAGCTTCTGGCCGCAGGGCTGTGCTCCGTGGACCTCGACCGGTTCAACGCCCTGACCCTGAACGAGCGGTCCTGGCCCGTGCTCAAGGGCGAGCAGACCGTCCGGCTGCGCACGGACCCGGTCCTGCCCAAGGCGTCCAAAAAGAAAAAACGGCGCGTCCCGGCCATGGCCGAGGACGTGCTCACGAGTTGGGAGGCCGAAGCCCTGTTCGAAGCCCTGCGCGACCTGCGGCTCAATGTGGCCGAGGAGCAGGGGGTGCCGCCCTATGCCATCTTCGCGGACAAGACCCTGCTGGAGCTGGTCCGATACAGGCCGGCCAACCTCGAAGACTTCGGCTGCATTCCCGGCGTGGGCCTGAACAAGCTCAACCACTACGGCGAGACCTTTCTGGACTGCATGAAGACCCATGAGGCGGAACACGGCAGGCCCGCCGGGGTCCCGGAAATACCCGAGGAACTGCGGGAAAAGCTGGAAAAGAAAAAGACGAAAAAATTCGAGCTGTCCGCCACGGAAGAAAAGACCCTGGAACTCTTCAACAGGCACGGCGACGTGGACCGGGTGGCCGAGGTGCGGGGATTGAAGCCGCCGTCCATCTGGAAACATCTGGCTCAGGCCGCGACCCTCGGCAGGTTGGACTACCGCGCCGTGGTGGACCTGACCGACGGCGAAATCGACCTGATCCTGTCCTCCATCAAATCCTTCGAAGCTAAGGGCATCGTGTCCATGACCCCGGTCTACGAGACCCTGAACAAGCAATACTCCTACGAGATGCTGCGGTTCCTCAAGGCGTCGGCCTGA
- a CDS encoding IS1595 family transposase — MRKSRLGREKQLRLIEHFVAGTTARCAADLVGVNFKTAAYYFHRIREIIAEEEANEGMAFGEFEVDESYFGGRRKGKRGRGAAGKVPVFGILKRGGKVHTQVIPDAKGKTLMPIIQEKIQPDSVVYSDCWYGYNVLDVSEFKHFRINHSKLFADSQNHINGIENFWNQAKRHMRKFNGIPTKHFHLFLKECEWRFNNSNPRRQLKQLKQWVKKHMG, encoded by the coding sequence ATGCGAAAGAGCCGTTTAGGTCGCGAGAAGCAGCTCCGTTTGATTGAGCATTTTGTAGCCGGGACAACAGCACGATGTGCCGCTGATCTGGTCGGCGTGAACTTCAAAACGGCTGCGTATTACTTTCACCGGATTCGTGAAATTATAGCCGAAGAAGAGGCCAACGAAGGAATGGCTTTCGGCGAATTTGAAGTCGATGAAAGCTATTTCGGCGGCAGGCGAAAGGGCAAACGAGGTCGTGGGGCCGCAGGGAAAGTGCCCGTGTTCGGGATCCTTAAAAGGGGCGGGAAGGTACACACACAGGTGATTCCCGACGCCAAAGGCAAAACGCTGATGCCGATTATCCAGGAGAAGATCCAGCCCGACAGCGTTGTTTACTCAGATTGCTGGTACGGCTACAATGTCCTCGATGTGTCCGAATTCAAGCACTTCAGGATCAACCACTCCAAGTTGTTCGCCGACAGCCAGAATCACATCAATGGGATTGAGAACTTTTGGAACCAAGCCAAACGCCACATGAGAAAATTCAACGGCATTCCTACCAAGCATTTCCATCTCTTTTTGAAGGAATGCGAGTGGCGCTTTAACAACAGCAATCCGCGAAGGCAACTTAAACAGTTGAAACAGTGGGTTAAGAAGCATATGGGCTAG
- a CDS encoding substrate-binding periplasmic protein encodes MALISPRNPITRLLNRIPFTGLWFDWFACTGPRKWLAGIALGACTCRPVPQIYLVKFSGAGMLFGMGPCLKFKARLALSVCALGCAFLMMACPLPSRAEEQFVSVWSYYCFPPFVTSKNQGLSHELIELLNARGQGRFRFELRLLPRKRIDLLLSDGITGLVLFVNPSWMGLRNLQKYEWTPSLFSDRNVIVSNVSRKVDFTGPESLVGLTLGGIIGRKYEALDELVDAGLIKRDDTTSEKSNLLKLCEKRIDFTTGPETMLRPLVASLCIDGQIYFSPTPLFQYTRHILISDASPALSEFIVQFVRELPANPKWIAIKDKYKLRD; translated from the coding sequence GTGGCCTTAATTTCACCACGCAATCCGATCACGAGATTACTCAACCGCATCCCGTTTACTGGATTGTGGTTTGATTGGTTTGCATGCACCGGCCCACGAAAATGGCTTGCAGGGATCGCACTCGGCGCCTGTACCTGTCGGCCCGTCCCACAAATATATCTTGTAAAGTTTTCCGGCGCGGGTATGCTTTTTGGCATGGGACCTTGCCTGAAATTCAAAGCGCGACTGGCCTTGTCGGTGTGCGCTCTTGGTTGCGCCTTTTTGATGATGGCCTGCCCTCTTCCCTCTCGCGCCGAAGAACAATTCGTTTCCGTCTGGTCCTACTACTGCTTCCCTCCTTTCGTCACATCAAAGAACCAGGGCTTGTCTCATGAGTTGATTGAATTGCTGAACGCAAGAGGTCAGGGCCGGTTCAGGTTCGAGCTGCGGCTGCTGCCCAGAAAGCGAATCGATTTGCTCCTCTCGGACGGCATTACGGGCCTCGTTCTCTTTGTTAATCCGTCATGGATGGGGCTCAGGAATCTGCAAAAATACGAATGGACCCCTTCGCTCTTCTCGGACAGGAACGTTATCGTCTCGAATGTATCCAGGAAGGTTGATTTCACCGGGCCGGAGTCTCTTGTCGGACTGACGTTGGGAGGGATTATCGGGCGTAAATACGAGGCCCTGGATGAACTGGTCGACGCAGGTTTGATCAAGAGAGACGACACAACCAGTGAAAAGTCAAACCTGCTGAAGCTCTGCGAGAAACGCATTGATTTCACGACAGGCCCGGAGACCATGCTGCGGCCGCTGGTGGCAAGTCTCTGTATTGATGGCCAAATCTATTTTTCCCCAACCCCGCTTTTCCAATACACCAGACACATTCTCATCTCAGATGCGTCGCCCGCGCTTTCCGAATTCATCGTGCAATTTGTCAGGGAGCTTCCGGCGAATCCCAAATGGATCGCCATCAAGGACAAGTACAAATTGCGTGACTGA
- a CDS encoding DUF4197 domain-containing protein translates to MRTCRFLALILVIALPTLGQAGWLDTLKKAGEEHLQNDTAETSGTRSITTDEAISGLKAALDKAVGISIDALGQTDGFLGNDKVKIPMPDSLSKVETTLRLVGQDQLADDFVTSMNRAAEQAVPFTRDAFMTAIRQMTFQDAMDILKGSDTAATEYFQRVMSPDLKVKVEPIVSEAMDSVDVTQYYKTMTNAARLAGIKSAATDLDGYVTDMALEGLFYIMGQEEKNIRENPVARTSDILQKVFGSI, encoded by the coding sequence ATGCGTACATGCCGCTTTCTTGCCTTGATTCTTGTCATCGCCCTGCCCACACTCGGTCAGGCAGGTTGGCTCGACACCCTCAAAAAGGCCGGGGAAGAACACCTGCAGAACGACACGGCGGAGACCTCCGGGACACGCTCCATCACGACCGACGAGGCAATCAGCGGGCTCAAGGCCGCTCTGGACAAGGCCGTGGGAATATCCATCGATGCTCTGGGTCAAACCGACGGGTTCCTGGGCAACGACAAGGTCAAAATCCCCATGCCCGATTCCCTAAGCAAGGTGGAGACCACGCTGCGGCTTGTGGGCCAGGACCAATTGGCCGACGACTTCGTGACCAGCATGAACCGCGCGGCTGAACAGGCGGTGCCCTTCACAAGGGACGCCTTCATGACGGCCATCCGGCAGATGACCTTCCAGGACGCCATGGACATCCTCAAGGGGAGCGACACGGCGGCCACCGAATATTTTCAGCGCGTCATGTCCCCGGACCTCAAGGTCAAGGTCGAACCCATCGTCAGCGAGGCCATGGACAGCGTCGATGTCACCCAATACTACAAGACAATGACCAACGCCGCCCGGCTCGCAGGCATAAAGAGCGCTGCCACCGACCTGGACGGCTATGTGACGGACATGGCGCTTGAGGGCCTCTTTTACATCATGGGGCAGGAAGAAAAGAACATCCGCGAGAATCCCGTGGCCCGCACCTCGGACATCCTGCAAAAGGTTTTCGGGAGTATCTAG
- a CDS encoding sulfide/dihydroorotate dehydrogenase-like FAD/NAD-binding protein — MGYTIRVKEELIPGQTTMMVIEAPQIAKKAKPGNFVMLRVSEHGERIPLTIADCDAEQGTVTIVYLVVGKTTAEMNTLKQGDQFMDVCGPLGKATHIEKSGTVVCVGGGTGIAAMHHIAKGHVEAGNRVIAIIGARSKNLLLFCTELSSFCPEVRIATDDGSEGHKGFVTEILKDILETEDEVAEVVAIGPVPMMEAVCRVTLPFGTKTTVSLNSIMVDGIGMCGACRCTVGGKTLFACVDGPEFDGHQVDFGELKSRLWQFKKQEEESMELFSKECRCNG, encoded by the coding sequence ATGGGTTACACGATTCGAGTCAAAGAGGAGTTGATCCCGGGCCAGACCACCATGATGGTCATTGAAGCGCCCCAGATCGCCAAGAAGGCCAAGCCCGGCAACTTCGTCATGCTCCGCGTCAGCGAGCACGGCGAGCGCATCCCCCTGACCATCGCCGACTGCGATGCCGAACAGGGCACCGTCACCATCGTCTACCTGGTGGTGGGCAAGACCACGGCCGAGATGAACACCCTCAAGCAGGGCGATCAGTTCATGGACGTGTGCGGCCCGCTGGGCAAGGCCACCCATATCGAGAAATCCGGCACCGTGGTCTGCGTGGGCGGCGGCACCGGCATCGCGGCCATGCACCACATCGCCAAGGGCCACGTGGAAGCGGGCAACCGCGTCATCGCCATCATCGGCGCGCGGAGCAAGAACCTCCTCCTGTTCTGTACCGAACTGTCCTCCTTCTGCCCCGAGGTGCGCATCGCCACCGACGACGGGAGCGAGGGCCACAAGGGGTTCGTCACCGAGATTTTAAAGGATATCCTGGAGACCGAGGACGAAGTGGCCGAAGTGGTCGCCATCGGCCCGGTGCCCATGATGGAGGCCGTGTGCCGCGTGACCCTGCCCTTCGGCACCAAGACCACCGTGTCGCTCAACTCCATCATGGTCGACGGCATCGGCATGTGCGGCGCCTGCCGCTGCACCGTGGGCGGCAAGACCCTGTTCGCCTGCGTGGACGGCCCGGAGTTCGACGGTCATCAGGTGGACTTCGGCGAGCTGAAGTCCCGTCTCTGGCAGTTCAAGAAGCAGGAAGAAGAGTCCATGGAATTGTTCAGCAAGGAGTGTCGGTGCAATGGCTGA